The DNA region TAGTATGCTTCGAGTCCGAAGTCAAGAACTCTGACCCCTCGGAATCTGCAGAGAACAGACATCCGCAAAAGTAAACATTCAACAAACGCCAACGAACCCACAGTCGATAGAGGGATCCCGTCCGAACGATCTGCGAGTACTTTTGCAATAATATTTTATACATTTTTATTCTTTAATTAttatttttttgtttttatttttttccCTGCCTCCACCGGAACTGAAAACCCACTTGCTCTTATGCATCGGGGCATGTTTCGGGCTGATGCACTCAGGGATCATCCATGTTGACGGGTCCAGCGATTTTAGATACAGCAAGAGTATGGCATTGCTCCTGTATACGCTGGAATACGTATTTGGTTCTTTTGTCCATCTTTCGTCAATCCGTTATCAGTCAGAAAACGATCAAAGCCTTTTGAGGTCATTTGAAAAACCGCCATCTCCCCAGCTTGTTTCCTCTCAGATCATCTGTATTTCCAAGTATATCTACTTCGATACTTCAAGGATATAAGTATATACTATTATTATATACTACTATCGCTGCTTTTTCCCTGCTGCATACGATCCGCTTCTTGCAACAAAGAAACACTCGGTTGCTTACAGCTCGTCCGATTCCCCGGGTGCACTGAATACTCAACGGCCGATTGTTTGTTTGTCTTTCCCGCCTCTCTttcattcattcttttcttttttgtaaGTATTCTAtattcttttttctttgttctttcATGCCTGATACCAAATAattcccttttctccccACCTGCCTTGTGCTGTCACTGGCTGTCATCGGATATGTACAGCGGATGAGGTCTTCCGGATGGAGCCTCCCCTGTCTACATGATGCTTGCACTCGTTTCtggactgcttctgtttgcacctcccttttcctgcctccaCGATGGCGTTCGCATAGGAACCGACCACGGCTAATGTGGGCGTGTCCAGATCTCTTGACCCCTCGAGGTTCGCCTAGAAATAGGACCACGTTCGCTCCGTTCTCGTGGGATTTCAGAACCATCATCCTCGATCTTTATATTCTAATCAGATTAACACGAGTCCTCTCTTTGTATTGAAAAGCTCTTGTGCAACTCCCCGGAACATCGCAGTATCCTTTGATACATCTCGCCTTCACCCCACTTGTTTTACTTCATTGCCCCTCTGAAACTATGGTTGTCAACGCCCCTATTGCCGGGCCAGCTGCCGTCAAGCGGCCCTCGTCTGCTCTCGAGGATGAATGTGCTCCTAGCTGGGACACAGCTCCGGTGAGTCTTAAATCTGACGACGGAGCTGGACGACAAGACTAACAAACGTCCAGTCGATGATGCCTCCTCTGCGCCCCTCTTCATTCCATCTCCCCTTTGCCCACTATGCTATGGTCTATCTCGACAACATGGGTCGCCTTCGTACCTCCGAGTCTTCTTCCATTCAAGAACAGGGTGGCACTGTCTTCACTCCTGAAGTGCGTGAACGCTTTCTGGAGATCCTGGGTGGCCGCATTGGCTACCAACGCCCTATGATGCGCCGTATGTGACGTGCACTTGGTCCTTTAGGACTTCCTTACTAACCTCCCACAGGCTCCTCTCCCTTCCGTGGAACCCCTCTCGGCTATGGTTATGCCCACCCCGAGGAAACGCATGGCTGGGGCCAGTCCCGTCGAGTCCGCCGCCGTCGCGCTTCCCATGAGCTGCACGGAGACTACTTTCCCGAACCCGTTGAAGAGATGACCCCTTCCACCCCCGACATGGTTGGTCTCGAAGTTGGAGACACAGAGAAGGTCCTTGCCTACTACGAAAGCGCCTTGAAGCACTTCCAGCAGATCAACTGTCGCCAAATCGCCAAAGCCTTTATCAAGTTCATTGAGCCCCGCAAGCAGGTTAAGCACCCCTACAACGGTGGCAAGCCTCCTGCTggtgcccctccgggtcagAAGGGTGACCCTGAGAAGACCAAGCCTGACTGGTGGCCTGCTGGTGTTCAGCACAAGGAGCCTGACCACCTCAAGAAAGAGGGTGAGTTCACTGTCTTCTGATCATGTCTTTCATATGCTAACTATGGCAGAACGCCTTCAACTTCTGATCCACATCATGCGCAAGCTTGGCCGTTGGGGCATTACTGCTGAGAAGTTGAGAGAAGTCGCACAGGACTCCAAGCGCTCGCTCAGAGGTCCTGAGAAGCTCGAAGAGATGGAAGAGATGCTCAAGGTGCGGAAATTGGAAGAGCGCTACGAGCGCGGCGAAGTTGGTATGTtcttcaatgaattgaaatGCGAAAGCAAATCCTAACTGTTATTCAGATGGAAGCACCACTGTCTTCATCAAGAGCCGAGAAACCAACCCCAAGACCGACAAGGACAGCGACTCGATCTGCGAGCCTGAGAAATTTGAAGccgatgaggaagacgaagccgaagaagttgtggcatccagctctaTGCCTACTGCAATTGAACCCGTGCCCATGGCCAGCCGCTCGGTGCAGGACCAGCACCTTTTCTCCTTGGACACTCTCAACTTTGGCGAGCCCATCCGCCACGACCGTTCCTACTACGCCCCCTCGAGCTACACCGACGACTTCAACACGCCCGCTCAGCCCTTTGACTACATTAGTCACACTTCCTTCTCCACCCCCGAAGAGCACCGCCCGGCATCGATGCCTGTGCATCCACCGGTAAACCAGTTCGACCCTTGGACATCGCCCTTCGGTCGCCAAAATCTCTTCGATTACAGCACCGCTGCCGCTACCAGCGCTGCCACCACCCAGGCTATGGCTCCGCCCTCGATGCCTTACCAGATGCCCATCCCTACGCAGGACCTCCCTCACCACGGCTCGAGGACACCCCACATGGAGCCCATGACGCTCAAAGCTCCCGCCTACCCTGGATCTCTCACGCATAGCCACATGATGCCCGCCCACCATGTCTAAACATAgacatgaaaaagaaaaaaagaaaaaaggcgCATTAGTGTTTCAATTGTGAGATCTAGCTGACGCTGCATGACTCGGATGACTTGATGTTCATTCTTACGCTTTGCACGGCTGGAGTTCGGGTGGTTTGACTTTTATATTCTCTTTCAGGACCCGTGTAGGTCCATGGTAAATAcgtgtcttttcttttgtatCATATTCCTTATGTTCGACATGACTTATATTTGAGTTTGATTGTCTATACATTCTTCTTTTGGCGTTTTTGGtggatgattttcttttgttgaGCGTTTTTTCATCTTTCATGTCGTGTCTATGGATAGCGAGGGCGTTGATGTGCTGGATTGGATTTGCAAAAAGCACTTTCGTGTTTGAGCAATTTTCTTCATGTATTTAGTTCGATGCAAAAATAAAAAATTCAGAAAATCAGAGAGACTTCAGTAAATAATTGTGGTGCGTTATTCTATGTTCATAAAATGCGCACAAGGATGCATAATTAGGGCTCTATATCGCACCCAATCACGTGATTCTACCGCAGCGCCTACAGCGCTTAACGGGTAGCTTCGCGGCAACAAAGAGCAACTCCGACAGTCACTCCCATCTCATTCATCCTTTGTACATAGTCTGTCTGGGCTCTCCAGATGTCAGCGACTTTTTTATCCTGTCATCCTGATAATCGACATTAACCCATCGACTGATACCTTTTTCCGCGTGTTTTCTCTTCTGATTTGTTGATACGCGGCGACTTGACCTCTACATTCATCCCCCACGCCGGCGCCGCCATATTGACAACATCGACGACGCCACTACTACTCGTGTCGTTTCGTGATATCGCTGAGAGTATACTTGTGGCTTACGCCTGGCGCGTACTTTGGATAAGGGAtatcattgtcttcttcgaTCGAAAGCGAGTGAGCGACCGCGTGAAAGGTACCCCAATTGCGTCAATCGTCCTCAGGTCCTACGTTTTGAATGGTGGTCTTATATGGATTCACTTGTCCTCCGTTTCTGAATTCTCCTCGTATGGCCCCTTTGCAGTATGTTGTTTTGACTGActcttttcctttgtcgCTTTTGCGACTCTGGTCTCCGGTGATAGAGCTTTAGGAACCTTCGCTCGTCAAGACCCACGACTTCTGTCGCTTTTATCGAATCGCTTTACTGTCGACTTCAAACAATAAAATTACAAAGAACAACGAGAAGGATTTACACGTTTCGACTATACTGAAAACCTCAGGCGGGAGGACGTTCTCCGCTCCTCGCGGCAGACATGGCCGGTCCACCAAACCCATTCGCTGGCTTGGCCCAAGCCCAAAACCAGAGAAATGGAACCACAAACCGTGGAGGAcgtggaggaagaggacgactGTCGCCGTTCCAGCCTAAAAACCCGAATGCGCCTCCGTCTACAACGGCGACAGCACCTTCATCCGGTGACACCAAGCCCCGTGgccgaggacgaggacgagctACGTCGACGAGGGGGTCTACGCGAGGTCGAGGAGGCCCGACGGGACATGTAAACGTGTCGCGTAATAAACCCGAGTCGAACGGGGCGTCTGAGTTGCCGTTTACGCAGCCGAAGTCGAATAAATGGATTGCGCCGTCACCTTTTGGTGTCCAAGCTTCGCAGACAAAATCGCCTTTTACTTCGAATGGATCGTTTGGGGCTCCGGGCTTTGGTGGATTTGGGTCACAACAGGCTGCTACAACGAAAAAGCCAGCGGTGAATGGTGCGAAGAGGGCTGTACCGGTTGAAGACGCTTCAGTTTTGAACAGTTACACTGAGCGCTACGAGCAGGTGGGTGTCTCTGGATAGGGATTGGCATGGCGGCATTCTGACCGATTATAGCTCAAACTTGATAGAGCAAAGGAGAGGGAATTGGCTATCAAAAGGGGTCTCATGGCGGATCCCaatcaacccacctctctgAATCAAGCTATTACTCCGGTTGGCACTTGCACGAGCATGTGTCCCGACTTCGAGCGCGTCGAGCGCATTGTTCAGAAGATGGTGGATAAGAGTGAAAAGGTACCGACACTTCGATCGGCGATTATGTTCCTCAGGCTCACGGTTATTACCTCAGTTTCTTCACCCAACGACAAATTCGTTACAATATATGGAGACGAAGATGCTTAAGCGATTTCGAAGATCAGCTGCCGGTTATGATGAACAGCTTCCGTCCGATATTCGAACGCCCAATACACTCCTTCAGACTACTAATTACCTTATTCGACATGTCGTTGGAGGCCCTGAGCCACTCGGCTTGATTCATAAGTTTGTCTGGGATCGTACTCGATCTATCCGGAATGACTTTTCTGTGCAGCAACTTACCCAGGAAGACCATGTCCGAACAGCAGTCACTTGTCTGGAACGAATCGCACGGTTCCATATCCTTTCTCTTCACCTACTTTCCAGCCCTGCGAACGAGGAACCGTTCGACCGCCACCAGGAACGGGAGCAGCTTAACAACACCATGCTTTCACTGATGTATTACTACGATGACAACCGCGGTCGTATCTCGTTTCCCAATGAAGACGAATTCAGGGCGTACTATATCATCTTCTCCATCATGGACCAGAGACCTGATTTGGAAGCGAGAGTACAGAAGTGGCCGGCCGAGTTACGGAACTCGAATCGCGTGCAAGCAGCATTGGAATTGTTCGCTGCAGCCGGTAATACCTGGGATTACCAGGGAACGCTGGATGCTCGACGGCCCAAtgcgattgcccaaggcttctaCGCGCGGTTTTTCGAAATTGTCGACTCCCCCGCCGTGTCGTATCTCATGGCATGTGTCGCGGAGATTTACTTTAACCACGTGCGACAGACGGCCATCCGGTCGATCTGGAAGGGATACTGTCGCTATCCGGCCTCCCAGCAGCACAAAAACGAGGAGTGGACGATTGACGAGTTGACGACGGTGCTATGTTTCGATGACGACGAACAAACGAGAACATACTGCGAATCACAGGGCTTGCACTTCGCTGAAAACGCTAACGGCGACCTATATCTCAACTGGGGCAGCGATCCCATTGAATCTGTTGGTACGTGTCTAACTTGTCGACAACGGTCTATTCCTCCTATTCTTCATTCTATTCTCCCTCCTTATACTCGCCTCTTCTCGTCGATTAGCAACCCTTTCCGCGTTTT from Aspergillus chevalieri M1 DNA, chromosome 2, nearly complete sequence includes:
- a CDS encoding uncharacterized protein (COG:S;~EggNog:ENOG410PM7R;~InterPro:IPR021264;~PFAM:PF11001), with the protein product MVVNAPIAGPAAVKRPSSALEDECAPSWDTAPSMMPPLRPSSFHLPFAHYAMVYLDNMGRLRTSESSSIQEQGGTVFTPEVRERFLEILGGRIGYQRPMMRRSSPFRGTPLGYGYAHPEETHGWGQSRRVRRRRASHELHGDYFPEPVEEMTPSTPDMVGLEVGDTEKVLAYYESALKHFQQINCRQIAKAFIKFIEPRKQVKHPYNGGKPPAGAPPGQKGDPEKTKPDWWPAGVQHKEPDHLKKEERLQLLIHIMRKLGRWGITAEKLREVAQDSKRSLRGPEKLEEMEEMLKVRKLEERYERGEVDGSTTVFIKSRETNPKTDKDSDSICEPEKFEADEEDEAEEVVASSSMPTAIEPVPMASRSVQDQHLFSLDTLNFGEPIRHDRSYYAPSSYTDDFNTPAQPFDYISHTSFSTPEEHRPASMPVHPPVNQFDPWTSPFGRQNLFDYSTAAATSAATTQAMAPPSMPYQMPIPTQDLPHHGSRTPHMEPMTLKAPAYPGSLTHSHMMPAHHV